A portion of the Bifidobacterium lemurum genome contains these proteins:
- a CDS encoding IS110 family transposase: protein MTPPMETIYAGVDTHTDTHTLALLDWRGRPLATRTFPTDAAGYEALAGMLPDPSRVVVGVEGTNSYGAALARRLAAAGYETREVLRPKRAVRRRDGKSDPVDAAEAARSVMAGDGTGPKSSDGWVEALRHLNTQRDRLVSAMTTLSNSVNGMLVTAPETVRDRYRSLRTGRRMTRLAACRPAGGPVERAALTAMKASATAWKALREQADGLERAMREILEEHARALLDLNGVGVVTAATLAVVAGDNPERVRSEAAFAKLCGACPLPASSGRTSRHRLNRGGNRQGNKALHQIAVVRLRHHQPTRDYMAKRTREGKSKMETIRCLKRYIAREIHRVLIAVRDGDPGREPPARRGAMLRELRLSHALTQRQVGQALGVPSSRISEIERGARDLPELERRATQWIHSTTDTPPQQQLDKL from the coding sequence ATGACGCCGCCCATGGAGACGATCTACGCCGGGGTGGACACCCACACCGACACCCACACGCTCGCCCTGCTCGACTGGCGCGGACGGCCGCTGGCCACGCGGACGTTCCCGACCGACGCCGCCGGCTACGAGGCGCTGGCGGGCATGCTGCCCGACCCGTCCCGGGTCGTGGTGGGCGTGGAGGGGACCAACTCGTACGGCGCGGCCCTGGCCCGCAGGCTCGCCGCCGCGGGCTACGAGACGCGCGAGGTGCTGCGCCCCAAACGCGCGGTGCGCCGCAGGGACGGCAAGTCCGACCCCGTCGACGCCGCCGAGGCGGCCAGGAGCGTCATGGCCGGAGACGGGACCGGGCCGAAGAGCTCGGACGGCTGGGTCGAGGCCCTGCGCCACCTCAACACGCAGCGCGACCGGCTGGTGTCGGCCATGACCACGCTGTCCAACAGCGTCAACGGCATGCTCGTCACCGCGCCCGAGACCGTCCGGGACCGCTACCGGAGCCTGAGGACCGGGAGGCGCATGACCCGCCTTGCCGCCTGCCGGCCCGCCGGCGGGCCGGTCGAGCGCGCCGCGCTCACCGCGATGAAGGCGTCCGCGACGGCGTGGAAGGCCCTCCGCGAACAGGCGGACGGGCTCGAGAGGGCGATGCGCGAGATCCTCGAGGAACACGCCCGCGCGCTGCTCGACCTGAACGGGGTCGGCGTCGTCACCGCGGCCACCCTGGCCGTCGTCGCCGGCGACAACCCCGAACGAGTCAGAAGCGAGGCCGCGTTCGCCAAACTGTGCGGCGCGTGCCCCCTGCCCGCCTCCAGCGGCAGGACCAGCCGCCACCGGCTCAACCGGGGAGGCAACCGGCAGGGCAACAAGGCCCTGCACCAGATCGCCGTCGTGCGCCTGCGCCACCACCAGCCCACCCGCGACTACATGGCCAAAAGGACCCGCGAGGGCAAAAGCAAGATGGAGACCATCCGCTGCCTCAAACGCTACATCGCCCGCGAGATCCACCGCGTCCTCATCGCCGTCCGCGACGGCGACCCCGGACGCGAGCCACCCGCCCGGCGCGGCGCCATGCTGCGCGAACTGAGGCTCTCCCACGCGCTGACCCAGCGACAGGTCGGACAGGCCCTCGGCGTGCCCTCCAGCAGGATCAGCGAGATCGAACGAGGCGCCCGCGACCTGCCCGAACTCGAACGACGAGCCACCCAATGGATCCACAGCACCACCGACACACCACCCCAACAACAGCTTGACAAACTATAG